A stretch of DNA from Arachis hypogaea cultivar Tifrunner chromosome 19, arahy.Tifrunner.gnm2.J5K5, whole genome shotgun sequence:
ACCGATGGGGACCCAGCCATGAGGATAGCGATTCAGTCTGTTTTTCCTGATGCGCATCATAGGTTATGCGCTTGGCATCTTCTGAGAAACGCGACGTCTAACATATGCGACCCAAGATTCACACATCTCTTTAAACACTGCATGTTGGCTGATATGGAAACCGATGAGTTTGAAGCGCATTGGGAGAACATGGTGAACGAGTGTGGTGTTGGGGACGTTGACTGGGTGAAGGACTTGTACAGTAAAAAGTATGCATGGACAACAACTTACATCCGAGGTAGATTTTTTGCCGGGATACGTACTACATCTAGGTGCGAGTCACTACACGCCAAGCTCGGTCAGTTTGTTAAGAGCCGGTACGGTATTCTGGAATTTGTTACCAATTTCCAGAGGTGTGTCGATTTTCTTCGCGACAACATTGATGAGCTAGAATTTCGCTCTTGGTATGGTACACCTGTATTACAGACGGAGTTTGTTGAGTTGGAAAAGTCGGCGTGGACGAAGTTCACTCGCGAAATGTTTGCTAGATTTAGGGAAAGCTTGAAACGGTGCGTACGTGTTAGAATATGCGAAATCAATGAGACATTGCACCTGCATGTGTATACTCTACAAAAGTATCGGAGGCCTGAGATGACTTGGCAGGTTTATAGGGAGCCTACTTCTAATATCTTTAGTTGCACGTGCATGCGAATGGAGTCGTTCGGAATTCCATGTGTGCACATTGTGGCTGTGTGTGTCAGGCTTGATTTAGCGGAAATTCCTGAAAGCCTGGTTCTGCGCAGGTGGTCCAAGACAGCTAAAAtggagataaataataaaatggtTGACCACCACACTGCTGACCAAAGCGTGACGTATAGAACAAGGTTGGGTGCGTTCTCGCAGCTATGCAAACGGTTAGGGAAGGTGGCTTGCATGAGCGATGATGACTTCAAGGTTTACTCGAAGAAGGTTTTATCCGATGCTGTTTTCCTTGAAATCAAGTATGGCCTTCGACCACCAAACAATATTTCCACACCGGCAACAGATAATATAGTGAAAGACCCAATTCGTGTTAGAACAAAAGGCACAGGTCCGTGCAGTCAAGCTGGGGGTTCTGCTGCGAAGACCAAAAGAAAGTGCAGTACGTGTGGGAAGCTCGGGCACCGGAGGACACGCTGTCCTAACAGAGATACGCCAACTGCAACAACAAATGTGACTGCCACTGCTCGGGGGCATAAACGCAAGCGATCAAaggttatttataatttaaaccTTCAATCATTTCATATTATGCAACTTACTACACTTAAACTAATGCTTTGGTGTTAAATATACTTCGCCTATTAACTTTATGCTGTCAAGCTGCATGACGTACAATAGTTGTTATTTCAAATTGTTTGTTTTGACCTTGTATTCTGGTGACATTAGTAGAaacctatatttttttaatgtaccTTTCAATGCATATTATTCCTAGTCAGACACGTAAAAATTGACACTCCACATTTACTTTTggcaaaaactaaattttaagcAGTGAAGTTAAATTTTTTGGGCCATCATAGTTTCTGTGCTTCAAATTTACTTTTCATATGTTGGTTTGTTAGTATTGAACGTGACTAATTGTGTGTGAAAACATCATGTTACATGTTGCGGATCCTGTAATAGTTTTCCAAATGATGGAAAACACACACTGATGAAAAAAAGTCACAGGTGAGGGATGTCTCACATTGACATGAGAATCTGTGTgataatttcacaaaaaaaaattatacaatctGTTGTAGCATTAATCCCGTTGGCTCTTTCATTCATTTAGGGGTTTGGCATtatcactttaaattgcatgttttGAACCTATCAGTGAATCAGTCATTTTAGGATGCTTACGTTTAGGGGTATGTGTGTTTATTGTCTTTGTTCGTTCATGTGTTTATGGTCTATTGAATTTTCCTTTCTTACTGTACCTGTAGTTAGAAGATATAGTATTTCTTTTTGTACATATGTCATTTCTTTTCCTGTGTTGAGGAACCCATGCTTTTCACTCGCAAATCAAAATTGAAGGTAGAGTTGGTGTTTGCCTAATATAGACAGGAGAGTAATGGTTTATTGAATGATGCCTGGTACTGGAGATAGTGGTTAGTTAATTTCTCAAGTTGCAATGTTTTCTTCAATTCGATtccattccattcatctctgtgGCTTTGCTAATTTAATGCTCTTACCGATACAAGGAAAAAAAGGTGGCCGGGTGTTACTCATGGCTCAAAATTCGGATCAGGCAACTAGCCAATTTCCAAATCAATTTTCTCTTGCAGACCCCTGATAGTGTCCCTACTGTGTGAGGTGCCTTGGATCCATCCAAATCCGGGCCAGTTGTGCTGCCAATATCATAGGGTCCTGTGAACTGTTATTATGTGTTCAAGAACTTGTAATTCAGTAGTAATGTATCCCTTATAAGGATTTTTTTGTGAATGACATGTGAAAGGAAGTTTCTGTTGGTTTCCTAAACCGAACCATGTTCAGAATGTGAATCCCTTCTCCTTTTTTGTTAAAGCCTTCACGCAACGTCGTGGTTGATAATTTTTGTTGCATATAACAGGCATCACATGCATCATTGCATGTTTCTCCGTCAGTGGCCTTGAGGAATCGCTGTTCTCGCAAGCTCCAACAACCATGCTTGTTTAAATGCATTTCATGAGTGTAAACTCTTAGGGTGGGGGAAGGTTTTTCTTCATTCAATGTATTTGCCACCTACATTGGCAGGGTCTTATGTCATTGGTGTTTCGCATTAGCACTTGATTAAATTGCATTTTGTTTATAGTGGCCAGCTTAGACAGTGTCgttttctttttgaattgttcacTGTGCCTTAAAAATTTGGTATAGTCAAAAGTGATTGTCCTTTTATTGGGATCAAAGggtagattgattttcttttttcattcaCATGCCTTTTTATTAATAACTCGTTAACTATTCTAACATGAGAATGGATCCAAAAAAAAGTAAAATCGCTGTTGAAATGACAATgtaattcttaaataaaatatccTTAACCATTCACTAATTAACTGCATAAGGTACACCAAATTTTGGTAAGGAACATGCTGCGACTTCTACTAGGTACCAATTCCATGATTGGATAAATACTAGTAAGAACCATTTCCATGAATGGATAATGACATGTCTTCATGTATTAACAAAATGCCACAAGGTCCTAACCTATTTACTATTGGCCATATCCCCAATTAATTTTAAGTAGTGGTAACTGGGGAGTGTGGAAGTTGTGCTCTAGGCTGTCGACAGGACCACTAGTTTCCACACACAAAAGTAGCCATCAAACTAAAACGAAGTTTACGGTACCCTATATTGACTAAATCAAAATAAACCAAGAAATTACTAAAAGATTACAACGACATCAAGGCCTGTTGGCATGATAATCAAAGATAGCCTACAAGAGTATGCTCTATACTTATGTCGCTGCCCTAGTTGTTTATGGAGAGTCACTCCTTAGTGCATACAAGTTTCTTCCAAGCGGCCTCTACCTTGGAATCCACTGCAGCCCTCACCTCGTTGCATTCTAAAAGAACTATTCTCGTTGCCGTCTTCATCCTCAACTTCAGTCAGTCCATCTAGCAGTAATTAAAGGAGAATCGTGAGAAGCCAACACTTGCATTTATCAgacataaataaattattttgttagcCAAACCTGCCAAGGAAGATTGCCTAGTGTGAATTTGCCCTCCATTTGGAGCCAGTTCAACATCCATAGACATGaatcattactgcataacaacaACATAATAGGGAATTCGTGAAGGAAAAAATAGCCAAATAAGTAACAATGGTTTAACTGAACTGCATTAGTCAATGTGAATCGTAAATTTACCAGTCCGGGTGGCAAGGGACTCCTTCCGAGTACTGAACCGGTCCCCATGTCGTTGGATCAGCAGAAACATGTGTAAAATTCTTCAGGTTTCTATCCTGCTTGAAAATACTCGCTAGCATCAGGAGCTGCACGCGGGTCAGATGTTACATGAAGAACTTACTCATGAAGACATTCGCGACAGTGTAAACAGAACTCATTTTTAGTAATCAAAATCGTTAATCAATTTTTGATCTACTCACAATAGTTTGCATGTTGCATTCCCTCCGCTCCTTATGCTCAGGGGCTCTTGTGATGTCTAGGCTGTACACAGCAGCATGCTTGATGTCCACAACCATCAGGTACCATGTGTATGTTGGTTCGCATACTGGCACAAAAACCTGTCACCACAACCAGGTCAAAGGACTTTTTAAATTGCTTATCAACATAAACAAGAAGGAGAGTTCAGTTCCTTACATGTTCAAGCCTACTTGTTGCCGGCATCCATCCGTTCAGGTATCTTTTCATGTGTTATGCAAGTTTCCATGGAGAAACAAATCTAGTAGGCTTGAAGTAATGACAACGAGATATGTGTACTTAGAAATATTGATCATTTTTTCCGAAAATGTAAGTACCCATTTTGCATTCATCATATGTTAGGTCCATGTGAACCGTTGGCCTAAATACCATTTGGAACCCCTAACGAATCAAAAACAAATTTAAGCATGAACATTAGTGAATATATACGTTTAAGAAATTTACATTATCGTTA
This window harbors:
- the LOC112777996 gene encoding protein FAR1-RELATED SEQUENCE 5-like — its product is MGSTSKLGEQPCMWNEPLEDDWMDGNVCVTNQQETMFDTVVEADGDLSDWEGRGASLLPNFLGLEGLQAEDVLQMEFSTPEDASGFRGKKWLEKVDRIREHKVVTRCGCLAEMRIKRKDGSGKWYVSRFVEEHNHELAYEKLVDYLRSHRKISEQDMYNEVRKQRGLQGGDVNASIRYLEGLARVDGKMFWRYKVGDGKHLCNLFWSNGRCQKDYLLFGDVLAFDATYGRNKYNLPVVVFSGVNHHNQTCVFATAMVSCESHESYIWVLEKFLECMQGKAPQSVITDGDPAMRIAIQSVFPDAHHRLCAWHLLRNATSNICDPRFTHLFKHCMLADMETDEFEAHWENMVNECGVGDVDWVKDLYSKKYAWTTTYIRGRFFAGIRTTSRCESLHAKLGQFVKSRYGILEFVTNFQRCVDFLRDNIDELEFRSWYGTPVLQTEFVELEKSAWTKFTREMFARFRESLKRCVRVRICEINETLHLHVYTLQKYRRPEMTWQVYREPTSNIFSCTCMRMESFGIPCVHIVAVCVRLDLAEIPESLVLRRWSKTAKMEINNKMVDHHTADQSVTYRTRLGAFSQLCKRLGKVACMSDDDFKVYSKKVLSDAVFLEIKYGLRPPNNISTPATDNIVKDPIRVRTKGTGPCSQAGGSAAKTKRKCSTCGKLGHRRTRCPNRDTPTATTNVTATARGHKRKRSKGLMSLVFRIST